AATCCCTTTCCTTCGATGTGCTATCATTCTATAGAATAGGCAGAGGCTGGTTTAATTCTAGTCCACTAACTGAGATGACATTAGAGATATTAAAGATCACTGGACTTCTtatgatttgctttctggctggcttcagcactggtaagactgACTATTCAATTATAGATTTCCTCATTGCTGCATGTTTCGTAGAGcccaatattcagtgagtgtggagagaccatgtccaatggaaacagtcactttcacctgcactgcTCCTGTTTTAATTATTTATTACACAGCCTCTCCGGATCCAATGAACTGCACAGCTTCACTACTCCCACCATGGAATGGCACCATCAGTGGTCATTCAGTACCAGCTATTCCCGGTACACAAGTGACCTTCCAGTGTGACAACGGACTGTTCCCTGAGGGTACAATGAATGTCATCTGTCTAGCTACAGGAGAGTGGGACAAAAATCCTTGGGAGATCGTCTGCAAAATTGAACCTAGTAAGTTACTTATTTCAGTAATGGGCATCCACTATCCCCTGTACCCAGTTTCGTGTATCCTGCCTGCCCCTCGACTCAATGGAGCATTACTCAACACCACGTCTCAGAATACTAGCCAATGCGAGGGTTCAGTTATTACCTTCCAATGTGATCCTGGGTTCTCACTGGTTGGTGCAGCGACTGCCACTTGTAACAACTCTGGTCTCTGGGATCCTGACCCGGCTCTATTGGAGTGTTGTACGTACGCATATGAGTAGTCATAAACTAGCTGGTACAACGATATACCGTAAATGCGCGAAAATTTCAAGGCATGCACTTACAAATATACCAGAAACACTCCCAGGCCACGCCttcaatctttgcacgttatagcagataaattagcaaaaattaagcccctcgaaaatttggcactgtactgtatagctcAAGGTACatttatatacagtatagactctcgctattctggctctctgaagtatggccacctcgatatataccatttggtttggcacagattgcacaaaactcaccctgaaatgcggccactcgctatattccgtatactggctgCCCCTCACTAGGTTTTaatgtacgtttattacggccggatatgatgttttgggtgtggtttggcagataaaattggattacacttaaatataagagcagaatgattcattatcttcattatcctcgagacagacccgcaaaattagtcattagattcgaggtaaggttgtttttaagccgcagctattttctgaaatacagccacctcgatattccggccaagctgcactgtcc
This is a stretch of genomic DNA from Halichondria panicea chromosome 1, odHalPani1.1, whole genome shotgun sequence. It encodes these proteins:
- the LOC135349538 gene encoding sushi, von Willebrand factor type A, EGF and pentraxin domain-containing protein 1-like isoform X1, producing MTLEILKITGLLMICFLAGFSTASPDPMNCTASLLPPWNGTISGHSVPAIPGTQVTFQCDNGLFPEGTMNVICLATGEWDKNPWEIVCKIEPISCILPAPRLNGALLNTTSQNTSQCEGSVITFQCDPGFSLVGAATATCNNSGLWDPDPALLECSPTATTTLSTGVTVAIGVTTTFVLSTLFLAALLVMYSFTRKKAVYYTRETALSVVKPTEPVEPVYEEVLPKEEMELHTNQAYGPLGL
- the LOC135349538 gene encoding sushi, von Willebrand factor type A, EGF and pentraxin domain-containing protein 1-like isoform X2, translated to METVTFTCTAPVLIIYYTASPDPMNCTASLLPPWNGTISGHSVPAIPGTQVTFQCDNGLFPEGTMNVICLATGEWDKNPWEIVCKIEPISCILPAPRLNGALLNTTSQNTSQCEGSVITFQCDPGFSLVGAATATCNNSGLWDPDPALLECSPTATTTLSTGVTVAIGVTTTFVLSTLFLAALLVMYSFTRKKAVYYTRETALSVVKPTEPVEPVYEEVLPKEEMELHTNQAYGPLGL